A section of the Primulina eburnea isolate SZY01 chromosome 1, ASM2296580v1, whole genome shotgun sequence genome encodes:
- the LOC140835802 gene encoding uncharacterized protein — translation MMTQPSETDRKHAIKGTEVFVGGLPRTISEDKIRQEFSVCGEIVEIRLIKDQNGNLKGFCFVRFSTKEAAGRAVREKSGTLLDGKAIGVLPSIEHNALYFGNLNKAWSADEFEKLVLQVFPDVVSVDLPMVKDMQPGQKPRNRGFAFVRFSSHAAAARAQRVGSQQDFRLGNLHPAVQWAEEDPEIDPKELAKIKIAFVRNLPINADENFLKQTFEPFGKVEKVVVSKKGGIPLGFVHFIERSDLDRAVKEMNEKAIRGPGGGPMHKLQVEVARPMDKNKKRAREDSESNPVQGHSKVFKEEAIVAPSINPKCHVQNPEFLSPDPYEDAVIALPLAVKERLRRILRLGLATRFDIDVKTLHSLKKLPESTAISILDQFMLTGPGTQHKGAYLAALISRHLVDIVGLSPSLGSWPKVGATSAKESSLLSFSHRLSPPAVASFPSHSTVGRSDICAPRYLSSLYDYPLSSRAVTGRLEEKSPDFPLPIGAVAGRLEEKGSDFRLPSRSIPSGSQSFQIPKMVTLEDRNRPHCEVPRSMSLAYRKIGSRIDETLPLFQAPPSSSTAQARHGLNLSSDTTPSADRQGSRPRVRFDPFTGEPYKFDPFTGEPIFPGS, via the exons ATGATGACCCAGCCATCCGAGACTGATCGTA AGCATGCAATAAAAGGAACCGAAGTTTTTGTTGGTGGTTTGCCCCGGACCATTTCTGAAGACAAAATCCGCCAG GAATTTTCTGTGTGCGGTGAAATTGTGGAAATTCGTTTGATAAAGGACCAGAATGGCAATTTGAAG GGATTTTGCTTTGTGCGTTTTTCAACAAAAGAAGCTGCTGGTAGAGCTGTGAGAGAAAAATCTGGAACTTTG ctTGACGGAAAGGCTATTGGTGTCCTCCCATCAATTGAGCACAACGCTTTGTACTTTGGAAACCTTAATAAAG CATGGAGTGCTGATGAGTTCGAAAAACTTGTGCTCCAG GTTTTCCCTGATGTGGTATCCGTTGACCTTCCTATGGTTAAAGACATGCAGCCAGGTCAAAAGCCACGAAATCGTGGTTTTGCCTTCGTGAGATTCTCATCTCATGCT GCTGCAGCGCGTGCTCAACGAGTAGGTTCCCAACAAGATTTTCGTCTCGGTAATTTGCACCCAGCTGTTCAGTGGGCTGAGGAAGATCCTGAAATTGATCCAAAAGAGCTTGCCAAG aTAAAAATAGCTTTTGTGAGAAACCTTCCAATCAATGCTGATGAGAATTTCTTGAAGCAAACATTTGAGCCTTTTGGCAAG GTTGAGAAAGTTGTGGTATCAAAAAAAGGTGGCATTCCACTTGGGTTTGTTCATTTTATTGAGAGATCG GATCTTGACAGAGCCGTAAAAGAAATGAATGAGAAAGCAATTCGAGGACCTGGGGGAGGCCCGATGCATAAACTTCAG GTTGAAGTTGCAAGACCTATGGACAAGAACAAGAAACGAGCACGTGAGGATTCAGAAAGTAACCCTGTCCAGGGTCATTCCAAAGTTTTTAAGGAGGAAGCAATTGTTGCTCCATCGATTAATCCTAAATGCCATGTCCAGAAT CCGGAGTTTTTATCTCCGGATCCTTATGAGGATGCTGTTATAGCTTTGCCATTAGCTGTTAAAGAGCGACTACGTCGAATCCTTCGACTTGGGCTTGCGACTCGATTTGAT ATTGATGTCAAAACTTTACACAGTCTCAAGAAATTACCCGAGTCTACTGCTATTTCCATCCTTGACCAG TTCATGTTAACAGGACCAGGTACCCAACATAAGGGTGCATATCTTGCCGCACTGATTTCTAGA CACCTAGTTGACATAGTGGGATTGAGTCCCAGCTTGGGAAGTTGGCCAAAAGTTGGCGCAACTTCTGCGAAAGAATCGAGCCTCTTAAGCTTCTCCCACCGTCTGTCTCCGCCAGCTGTTGCCTCTTTTCCTTCGCACTCAACCGTGGGCAG GTCTGATATCTGTGCTCCACGTTACTTATCATCATTGTATGATTATCCCTTGTCAAGCCGAGCAGTAACAGGACGATTGGAGGAGAAAAGCCCAGATTTTCCCTTACCAATCGGAGCTGTAGCAGGACGATTGGAGGAGAAAGGCTCGGATTTTCGTTTACCAAGCCGATCCATCCCATCTGGATCCCAAAGCTTCCAGATTCCAAAAATGGTAACTTTGGAAGACAGAAATCGTCCTCACTGTGAGGTTCCCCGGAGCATGTCTCTGGCATACCGAAAAATTGGATCAAGAATAGACGAAACTCTCCCTTTATTTCAGGCACCACCCAGTTCATCTACAGCTCAAGCAAGACATGGGTTAAATTTGAGTTCAGACACTACACCCAGTGCTGACCGGCAAGGATCTCGCCCTCGAGTAAGATTTGACCCTTTTACTGGCGAGCCTTACAAATTTGATCCTTTCACCGGGGAACCAATTTTTCCTGGGAGTTGA